A stretch of the Clostridiales bacterium genome encodes the following:
- a CDS encoding ABC transporter permease — protein sequence MSEQTTRNQDGLFRFIDKDTIQSEKITAPRYSYWASVFRVFFRKKTNLLMIILFILIFLCAFVIPAIAPYDAYENLRDATSFNLSPAAAMAKYDGFSFKWILGTGPMGNSIFYGIWASAQTSLLLAIICAAINMTIGIILGAVWGYSKRFDQVMLVIYNIIANVPYILMIAVLVYVIGSGFWSFVFAMTITGWLGIAYFFRTQVMIIRDREYSLASRCLGTPIPRMISKNILPFLTSVIVTVLATELPSYISSEVFLSFIGVGLSAEIPSLGRMIQQAQSAFLVYPWEFWPPVAIASAITVILYVLGQNLADASDPRTHM from the coding sequence ATGTCTGAGCAGACGACCCGGAACCAGGACGGATTGTTCCGGTTTATCGACAAGGACACGATCCAGTCCGAAAAAATCACGGCACCCCGGTATTCCTACTGGGCATCCGTATTCCGCGTATTTTTCCGCAAGAAAACCAACCTGCTGATGATTATCCTATTCATCCTGATTTTCCTGTGCGCGTTTGTGATTCCGGCGATTGCCCCCTACGACGCGTATGAAAATCTCCGGGATGCCACTTCATTCAACCTGTCTCCCGCCGCGGCAATGGCCAAATACGACGGATTCTCCTTCAAGTGGATCCTGGGTACGGGCCCCATGGGCAACAGCATCTTCTACGGAATCTGGGCATCGGCCCAGACCAGCCTGCTGCTGGCCATCATCTGCGCGGCGATCAACATGACGATCGGCATTATCCTCGGCGCCGTATGGGGATACAGCAAGCGGTTTGACCAGGTGATGCTGGTGATCTACAACATCATCGCCAACGTGCCGTACATCCTGATGATTGCTGTGCTGGTATACGTCATCGGCTCGGGCTTCTGGAGCTTCGTGTTTGCCATGACGATCACCGGCTGGCTGGGAATCGCGTACTTCTTCCGGACCCAGGTGATGATCATCCGCGACCGGGAGTATTCGCTGGCGTCCCGCTGCCTGGGCACGCCGATTCCCCGGATGATCAGCAAGAATATCCTGCCTTTCCTGACTTCCGTGATCGTGACGGTGCTGGCGACGGAACTGCCGAGCTATATCTCCTCGGAAGTGTTCCTGAGCTTTATCGGCGTCGGACTGAGCGCTGAAATTCCCTCCCTCGGCCGGATGATCCAGCAGGCGCAGAGCGCCTTCCTGGTCTATCCGTGGGAATTCTGGCCGCCGGTTGCCATCGCTTCAGCCATCACCGTAATTCTGTACGTTCTGGGCCAGAACCTGGCGGATGCCTCGGATCCCAGGACGCATATGTAA
- a CDS encoding ATP-binding cassette domain-containing protein, which translates to MSENENRKVLLSLKNVSVKFNVRGRILTAIRNVSLDIYEHESIAIVGESGSGKSVLTKTFAGMLESNGFISEGSVIFSDDDLSHTNVKLTPANLRLLERLTNKYNKYSVLERGAGEYRALRQKKADIAHVKTLTEEEEESFRTRAKDIHDDIVESNNYLLTLDKHSANDQKEIQELEKKIRDLTARENALNAEKESLIKERTEAYKADAARQAADRTEIARLKELRKQKIKTKDKESNPEGLSDATIARNRKLAYDVLLSTGRYPFKDRIKYTMKLNRVLRKAMIQGENLLDSDVRRKLFQTCVLYVEFTEVNESENQLEGYAVIDCANVKYTDDWQKIRGRRIATVFQDPMTSLNPVIPIGKQIMQVILKHQKCSKAEAKQRTLDIMAKVGIPEPEKRFDDYPFQYSGGMRQRIVIAIALSCQPKILICDEPTTALDVTIQAQIIRLIKDLQQDLGFTTVYITHDLGVVANVAERVAVLYAGQIVELGTVEDIFYDPKHPYTWALLSSLPQLTERGTELFSIPGTPPSLYNKIVGDAFAPRNNYAMAIDLKEEPPMFQVSETHFAKTWLLDPRAPKTEAPKNIQNLHEKMVKIYGDFEEEGE; encoded by the coding sequence ATGAGCGAGAATGAAAACAGGAAAGTCCTCCTTTCCCTGAAAAACGTCAGCGTCAAATTCAATGTACGCGGCCGGATCCTGACCGCAATCCGGAACGTCAGCCTGGATATCTATGAACATGAATCCATCGCGATCGTCGGTGAGAGCGGATCGGGCAAATCCGTCCTGACAAAGACATTTGCCGGCATGCTGGAATCCAACGGTTTCATCAGCGAAGGCAGCGTCATCTTCTCGGATGACGACCTTTCCCATACCAACGTCAAGCTGACGCCGGCCAACCTGCGCCTGCTGGAACGGCTGACCAACAAGTACAACAAATATTCAGTGCTGGAACGCGGCGCCGGGGAATACCGGGCGCTCCGGCAGAAAAAGGCGGACATTGCCCATGTGAAAACTCTGACCGAGGAAGAGGAAGAATCATTCCGTACCCGGGCCAAGGATATTCACGACGACATCGTGGAAAGCAACAACTACCTGCTGACCCTGGACAAGCACAGCGCGAATGACCAGAAGGAAATCCAGGAACTGGAAAAGAAGATCCGGGACCTGACGGCGCGGGAAAATGCGCTGAACGCGGAAAAGGAATCCCTGATCAAGGAACGCACGGAAGCCTATAAGGCGGATGCGGCCCGCCAGGCGGCAGACCGGACGGAGATTGCCCGGCTGAAGGAGCTGCGCAAGCAAAAGATCAAAACGAAGGATAAGGAAAGCAATCCGGAAGGGCTGTCAGACGCGACGATCGCCCGCAACCGGAAGCTGGCATATGACGTGCTGCTTTCCACCGGCCGGTATCCCTTCAAGGACCGGATCAAATACACGATGAAACTGAACCGGGTTCTCCGCAAGGCGATGATCCAGGGGGAAAACCTGCTGGACAGCGACGTGCGCCGGAAGCTGTTCCAGACCTGCGTGCTGTATGTGGAATTCACTGAAGTGAACGAGTCGGAGAACCAGCTGGAAGGCTATGCGGTGATCGACTGCGCCAACGTGAAGTATACCGATGACTGGCAGAAGATCCGCGGCCGCCGGATTGCGACGGTGTTCCAGGATCCCATGACCAGCCTGAACCCGGTTATCCCGATCGGCAAGCAGATCATGCAGGTGATCCTGAAGCACCAGAAGTGCTCCAAGGCGGAAGCAAAGCAGCGGACGCTGGATATCATGGCGAAGGTGGGAATCCCGGAGCCGGAGAAACGCTTTGACGATTATCCATTCCAGTATTCCGGCGGTATGCGCCAGCGGATTGTTATCGCGATCGCGCTGAGCTGCCAGCCGAAGATCCTGATCTGCGATGAACCGACGACCGCGCTGGACGTGACGATCCAGGCCCAGATCATCCGCCTGATCAAGGACCTGCAGCAGGATCTCGGATTTACGACAGTTTATATCACCCACGACCTGGGTGTTGTGGCCAATGTGGCGGAACGCGTGGCGGTGCTGTATGCCGGGCAGATTGTGGAGCTGGGCACCGTGGAGGATATCTTCTACGATCCGAAGCATCCCTACACCTGGGCCCTGCTGTCCTCCCTGCCGCAGCTGACGGAGCGGGGCACGGAGCTGTTCTCCATCCCCGGTACGCCGCCTTCCCTGTACAACAAGATTGTCGGTGATGCCTTTGCCCCGCGGAACAACTACGCGATGGCCATCGACCTGAAGGAAGAGCCGCCGATGTTCCAGGTCAGCGAAACCCACTTCGCGAAGACCTGGCTGCTGGATCCCCGGGCCCCGAAGACGGAAGCGCCGAAGAATATCCAGAACCTGCATGAAAAAATGGTGAAGATCTACGGCGATTTCGAAGAGGAAGGAGAGTAA
- a CDS encoding ATP-binding cassette domain-containing protein: MDNQNKEVLLSVQNLDVVFKQGKNSFKAVSDVSFDIYKGETLSLVGESGSGKTTIGRAIVRINPCTNGAIYFKGEKISGKLPRSKDREVIRKIQMVFQDPAASLNERATIEYIISEGLYNFHLFNSDRERMEKVEKAINDVGLLPEHLTRYPHEFSGGQRQRVGLARSIVMEPELIVADEPISALDVSIRAQVLNLLKKFQQERGLTYLFIAHDLSIVRFISDRIVVIYKGRIMEVAETEELFQYPLHPYTRSLMSAIPIPDPILEKKKKLFVYEPKEYGENDHPSLQDLGNGHWLYGTQEEIDAAKKKRFGEG; the protein is encoded by the coding sequence ATGGACAATCAGAACAAGGAAGTCCTGCTTTCCGTCCAGAACCTGGACGTAGTCTTCAAGCAGGGGAAGAACAGCTTCAAGGCCGTGTCTGATGTCAGCTTTGATATCTACAAGGGAGAGACCCTGTCCCTGGTCGGCGAGTCCGGCAGCGGAAAGACCACCATCGGCCGGGCCATCGTGCGGATCAATCCATGCACAAACGGTGCAATCTACTTCAAGGGAGAGAAGATCTCCGGCAAGCTGCCCCGTTCCAAGGACCGGGAAGTCATCCGGAAGATCCAGATGGTATTCCAGGATCCCGCAGCGTCCCTGAATGAGCGGGCGACCATTGAATATATCATTTCGGAGGGCCTGTACAATTTCCACCTGTTCAACAGCGACCGGGAGCGGATGGAAAAGGTGGAGAAGGCCATCAACGACGTCGGCCTCCTGCCGGAACACCTGACGCGGTATCCTCATGAGTTTTCCGGCGGACAGCGGCAGCGCGTCGGCCTGGCCCGGTCCATCGTCATGGAACCGGAGCTGATTGTGGCGGACGAGCCGATCTCCGCACTGGACGTTTCCATCCGGGCCCAGGTGCTGAACCTGCTGAAGAAATTCCAGCAGGAGCGCGGGCTGACCTATCTGTTCATTGCGCACGACCTGTCGATCGTCCGGTTTATCTCCGACCGCATTGTGGTCATCTACAAGGGCCGGATTATGGAAGTGGCCGAGACGGAGGAGCTGTTCCAGTATCCGCTGCATCCGTATACCCGCTCCCTGATGAGCGCGATTCCGATCCCGGACCCGATCCTGGAAAAGAAGAAGAAGCTTTTCGTCTACGAGCCGAAGGAATACGGTGAGAACGATCATCCGTCCCTGCAGGACCTGGGCAACGGCCACTGGCTGTACGGTACCCAGGAGGAAATCGACGCAGCGAAGAAAAAGCGCTTCGGCGAGGGATAA